Proteins from a single region of Mucilaginibacter daejeonensis:
- the uxuA gene encoding mannonate dehydratase, with product MSYTDNNEMIADLEQTFRWFGPNDPVSLADITQTGATGIVTALHHIPAGKEWSMDEINKRKGIIEASGLRWSVVESVNIHESIRIAGSERDTYIEKYINTLRNLAQAGLRIVCYNFMPVLDWTRTDLDHRLPNNASALRYDAIALAAFDLYLLQRPEAFDEFTEEQQRKAKQYLDGLSDDDKTKLINIIMAGLPGTDEVFTMDEFKVHLKRYEHIDATVLKQNMAYFLRAIIPEAERLGVKMCVHPDDPPFPILGLPRVVSTERDLADVVNACPSPSNGITFCTGSLGANPKNDLPGMVARLGAHIHFLHLRNVQREPDGSFYEADHLGGSTDMYAVMKRIILEQQKRAESGREDISIPMRPDHGHKILDDHRYDTYPGYSVIGRLKGLAELRGLEMGIKRTLFDR from the coding sequence ATGAGCTATACAGATAATAATGAGATGATCGCCGACCTTGAACAAACGTTCAGATGGTTCGGCCCGAACGACCCTGTCAGCTTAGCTGACATCACACAGACCGGCGCCACTGGGATCGTCACCGCGCTGCACCACATTCCCGCAGGAAAGGAGTGGAGCATGGATGAGATCAATAAGCGCAAGGGCATCATCGAGGCCAGCGGTCTGCGTTGGTCGGTGGTAGAAAGCGTGAACATTCATGAAAGTATTCGCATTGCGGGGAGTGAGCGTGATACTTATATCGAAAAGTATATCAACACGCTGAGAAATCTGGCCCAGGCCGGCTTAAGGATAGTGTGCTACAATTTTATGCCCGTGCTGGATTGGACCCGCACAGACCTTGATCACCGGTTGCCTAACAACGCATCGGCGCTGAGGTATGATGCCATCGCGTTGGCTGCCTTCGACCTTTACCTTTTGCAACGACCGGAGGCTTTCGACGAATTTACCGAGGAGCAACAGCGCAAGGCCAAACAATATCTGGATGGCCTGAGCGATGATGACAAGACCAAGCTTATCAACATCATTATGGCCGGGTTACCCGGCACTGATGAGGTGTTTACCATGGACGAGTTCAAAGTACATTTGAAGCGTTATGAGCACATCGATGCTACCGTGTTAAAGCAGAATATGGCCTATTTCCTGAGGGCGATCATCCCGGAGGCGGAACGTTTAGGCGTGAAGATGTGCGTTCACCCTGATGATCCGCCTTTCCCGATATTAGGCCTGCCAAGGGTGGTCTCTACCGAGCGGGATCTTGCCGATGTGGTGAATGCTTGCCCATCGCCCAGCAACGGCATCACTTTTTGTACGGGCTCATTAGGGGCCAACCCCAAAAATGATCTGCCGGGTATGGTGGCAAGGTTAGGTGCACATATCCATTTCCTGCACCTGCGTAATGTGCAGCGGGAGCCCGATGGCAGCTTTTACGAAGCTGATCACCTGGGCGGAAGTACCGATATGTATGCGGTGATGAAACGGATCATTTTAGAGCAACAGAAGCGTGCCGAAAGCGGCCGGGAAGATATCAGCATCCCGATGCGTCCTGATCATGGCCACAAGATATTGGACGACCACCGTTATGACACGTATCCGGGTTATTCGGTGATCGGACGGTTGAAAGGCCTGGCCGAACTAAGGGGTTTGGAGATGGGTATCAAAAGAACCTTATTTGACCGATAG
- a CDS encoding DUF4932 domain-containing protein encodes MKKQLTIAALIIATAVTSFLTSCQTQNVASRYSSKYINANTGKVTAQVPEAYELGYVMLALTDAAKADTTVVNQHSAYYNEVIAAFSSLKNSKGVQQLNADIARDPKMIKNYLDGLYALKMNGNRVVLKTDYRIDLNKVNFSRYALLLQDLYKQANFHQFYIQHQDLYAQMVQKANTLFSYNEAKKAVDAHAQGYQIVLSPLINGYAGTLQIKGHQYSECIVFPRMATDGRSYALNQNYRKANSAE; translated from the coding sequence ATGAAAAAGCAACTTACCATCGCCGCCCTGATCATAGCTACCGCAGTTACCTCATTCCTGACCAGCTGCCAAACTCAGAACGTAGCTTCACGCTATTCTTCAAAATATATCAACGCTAACACCGGCAAAGTTACCGCACAAGTGCCTGAAGCGTACGAGTTAGGTTACGTGATGCTGGCCTTGACCGACGCTGCTAAAGCCGATACTACCGTGGTAAACCAACACAGTGCTTATTACAACGAAGTGATCGCCGCCTTTAGTAGCTTGAAGAACAGCAAAGGGGTACAACAACTGAACGCTGATATTGCCCGCGATCCTAAGATGATCAAAAATTACCTGGATGGCCTGTATGCCTTAAAAATGAATGGCAACCGCGTAGTGTTGAAGACCGACTACCGCATCGACCTGAATAAAGTTAACTTCAGCCGTTACGCACTTTTACTGCAAGACCTGTACAAACAAGCAAATTTCCACCAATTCTACATACAACACCAAGATCTTTACGCTCAAATGGTGCAAAAAGCTAACACTTTGTTCAGCTACAACGAAGCCAAAAAAGCCGTTGACGCCCATGCACAAGGTTACCAGATCGTGTTATCGCCACTGATCAACGGTTATGCCGGTACTTTGCAGATCAAAGGTCACCAATACAGCGAATGCATCGTGTTCCCTCGCATGGCTACCGATGGCCGTAGCTACGCCCTTAACCAGAATTACAGAAAAGCTAACTCTGCAGAGTAA
- a CDS encoding family 43 glycosylhydrolase — MKRHFKIIALTGLLFIFRIGNALAQNPIIQTIYTADPAPMVYKDTLFLYTGHDEDRATWFVMKDWHVYSTTDMVNWTDRGARLSLNDFKWASKDAWAGQCIERNGKFYWYVPVNAKNGGMSIGVAVGDSPTGPFKDALGKPMITGGWGYIDPTVFIDTDGQAYLYWGNPHLYYVKLNKDMTSYDPSVGIVKVPLTEEAFKLRVINAHKTFKWASSINGTDAHTVNNTADKRSYWYVAATDKTTGKKVIGVGVGDRAIGPFTDVLGKPLITEHTDGQILNPTVIWDAEKQPWLTWQNGKWQAILNADMMSYDKTIGIMETPVDQQEMVSKKIGATVNATEKRMTTYEEGPWFYKRKGLYYLLYPAGGVPEHLAYSTSTSPIGPWKYRDTIMKVIGKGGAFTNHPGLVDYKGKTYLFYHNGALPGGGGFDRSVCVDEVTFDADGAIKRVEPTEGLKNGLGTLDPYQKVRAATIAREQGIETSQDSVSGQGVYVTRIKNNGYVKVRNIDLRKGPRSFVANVAAVKPARIEIHADELDGPLIGNCDVRNTGGINKWSLITTKIKKMTGVHDIYLVFKGEGDELFNFSWWQFR, encoded by the coding sequence ATGAAAAGACACTTTAAAATAATTGCTCTGACCGGCCTGTTGTTCATCTTCCGGATCGGGAATGCGTTAGCCCAAAATCCGATCATTCAAACCATATACACGGCCGATCCGGCTCCCATGGTTTATAAGGATACCTTGTTCTTGTACACGGGGCATGACGAGGACCGAGCCACCTGGTTCGTGATGAAGGATTGGCACGTTTACTCCACCACCGATATGGTCAATTGGACCGATAGAGGTGCACGATTATCGTTGAACGACTTTAAATGGGCCAGCAAAGATGCCTGGGCGGGGCAATGTATCGAGCGTAACGGCAAGTTCTATTGGTATGTGCCCGTGAACGCTAAAAATGGCGGCATGTCCATAGGTGTGGCCGTGGGCGATAGCCCGACCGGGCCTTTCAAAGATGCATTAGGCAAACCCATGATCACCGGCGGGTGGGGCTACATCGACCCCACCGTTTTTATCGATACTGACGGGCAGGCTTACTTGTACTGGGGTAACCCGCATCTCTATTATGTAAAGCTCAATAAGGACATGACCTCGTACGACCCGTCAGTAGGTATTGTCAAGGTGCCACTTACTGAGGAGGCTTTTAAACTGCGCGTGATCAATGCGCACAAAACCTTCAAATGGGCAAGCTCCATCAACGGCACAGATGCACACACGGTCAACAATACAGCCGATAAAAGATCATACTGGTACGTAGCGGCTACCGACAAAACCACGGGTAAAAAAGTGATCGGAGTGGGAGTGGGCGATAGGGCGATAGGTCCGTTCACCGATGTGCTCGGTAAGCCACTGATCACCGAGCATACCGATGGCCAAATTTTGAACCCTACCGTGATATGGGATGCTGAAAAGCAGCCATGGCTGACCTGGCAGAACGGTAAGTGGCAGGCCATACTCAACGCCGACATGATGAGCTACGACAAAACCATCGGCATAATGGAAACGCCTGTTGATCAGCAAGAGATGGTCAGTAAAAAGATAGGAGCTACCGTGAACGCGACCGAAAAGCGGATGACCACTTACGAGGAAGGGCCATGGTTTTACAAGCGCAAAGGATTGTATTACCTGCTGTACCCTGCCGGTGGCGTGCCTGAGCATTTGGCTTATTCCACCAGTACAAGCCCGATAGGTCCGTGGAAATACCGCGATACCATTATGAAGGTGATCGGTAAAGGCGGCGCTTTTACCAACCACCCCGGTTTGGTGGACTATAAAGGTAAGACTTACCTGTTTTACCATAACGGCGCTTTGCCAGGTGGCGGCGGTTTCGATCGTTCGGTTTGTGTGGATGAAGTAACGTTCGATGCCGACGGTGCTATCAAGCGTGTAGAGCCGACCGAAGGCCTGAAAAATGGCTTGGGCACATTGGACCCTTACCAAAAGGTCCGAGCCGCTACGATCGCCAGGGAGCAGGGCATCGAGACGAGCCAAGATAGTGTTAGCGGGCAAGGTGTGTATGTAACCAGGATAAAAAATAACGGATATGTAAAGGTCAGGAACATTGACCTGAGGAAGGGTCCGCGGTCGTTTGTAGCTAACGTGGCGGCTGTAAAACCTGCACGCATCGAGATACATGCAGATGAGCTTGACGGTCCGTTGATCGGTAACTGTGACGTGCGTAACACCGGCGGGATCAATAAGTGGAGCCTCATCACCACTAAAATCAAAAAGATGACCGGCGTGCATGATATTTATCTTGTATTTAAAGGCGAAGGTGATGAGCTGTTCAACTTTAGCTGGTGGCAGTTCAGGTAG